One Nomascus leucogenys isolate Asia chromosome 22a, Asia_NLE_v1, whole genome shotgun sequence DNA segment encodes these proteins:
- the OXA1L gene encoding mitochondrial inner membrane protein OXA1L gives MAMGLMCGRRELLRLLQSGRRVHSVSGSSQWLGKLLTARLLFPAARCCCRPHYLFLAASGPRSLSTSAISFAEVQVQAPPVVAATPSPTAVPEVASGETADVVQAAAEQSFAELGLGSYTPVGLIQNLLEFMHVDLGLPWWGAIAACTVFARCLIFPLIVTGQREAARIHNHLPEIQKFSSRIREAKLAGDHTEYYKASSEMAFYQKKHGIKLFKPLILPVTQAPIFISFFIALREMANLPVPSLQTGGLWWFQDLTVSDPIYILPLAVTATMWAVLELGAETGVQSSDLQWMRNVIRVMPLITLPITMHFPTAVFMYWLSSNLFSLAQVSCLRIPAVRTVLKIPQRVVHGPDKLPPREGFLESFKKGWKNAEMTRQLREREQRMQNQLELAARGPLRQTFTHNPLLQPGKNNPPNIPSSSSSKPKSKYPWQDTLG, from the exons ATGGCGATGGGACTGATGTGCGGACGCCGGGAGCTTCTGCGCCTGCTACAGTCCGGGCGTCGG GTCCACAGCGTCTCAGGGTCCTCGCAATGGCTCGGGAAACTGCTGACCGCACGGCTCCTATTCCCAGCAGCCCGGTGCTGCTGTCGCCCACACTACCTCTTCCTTGCGGCTTCTGGCCCCCGCAGCCTCAGTACCTCTGCCATCTCGTTTGCAGAAGTCCAG GTTCAGGCCCCTCCTGTTGTTGCTGCAACTCCCTCACCCACAGCAGTACCTGAGGTGGCTTCTGGAGAGACTGCAGATGTCGTCCAAGCTGCTGCAGAGCAGAGCTTCGCTGAACTGGGGCTGGGGTCATACACCCCAGTGGGACTGATCCAGAATTTACTGGAATTTATGCATGTTGACCTGGGCCTACCTTGGTGGGGGGCCATTGCTGCAT gtacagtctttGCCCGCTGCCTGATATTTCCTCTCATCGTGACGGGCCAGCGAGAGGCAGCCAGGATCCACAATCACTTGCCAGAGATCCAGAAGTTTTCCAGTCGAATCAGAGAGGCCAAGTTGGCAGGAGACCATACTGAGT ATTACAAGGCTTCCTCGGAGATGGCATTTTACCAGAAAAAACATGGTATTAAACTCTTTAAACCTCTCATTCTCCCTGTGACTCAG GCCCCAATCTTCATCTCCTTCTTCATTGCTTTGAGAGAGATGGCCAACCTtcctgtgcccagcctgcagacAGGTGGCCTCTGGTGGTTCCAGGATCTCACGGTATCCGATCCTATCTACATATTACCACTGGCAGTCACTGCTACAATGTGGGCTGTCCTTGAG CTAGGTGCTGAGACAGGTGTGCAAAGTTCTGACCTTCAGTGGATGAGAAATGTGATCAGAGTGATGCCCCTGATAACCTTGCCCATAACCATGCATTTCCCCACA GCAGTGTTTATGTACTGGCTCTCCTCCAATTTGTTTTCCCTGGCCCAAGTATCCTGTCTCCGGATTCCAGCAGTACGCACTGTACTTAAAATCCCCCAGCGTGTTGTACATGGCCCTGACAAATTACCTCCACGGGAAGGCTTCCTAGAGAGCTTCAAAAAAG GCTGGAAAAATGCTGAAATGACGCGTCAGCTGCGAGAGCGTGAACAACGCATGCAGAATCAGTTGGAGCTAGCAGCCAGGG GTCCCTTACGACAGACCTTTACCCACAACCCTCTCCTACAACCTGGAAAGAATAACCCTCCCAATATccctagcagcagcagcagcaaaccaAAGTCAAAGTATCCCTGGCAGGACACGCTTGGCTGA